From the genome of Oryza glaberrima chromosome 1, OglaRS2, whole genome shotgun sequence:
AATCACTCTTGTATTGTATTAAAAACTCGGAATATTATTTCACTCACCATGTTTTTATCTGCATAAAAGCTAGTATATCAATAAGTAAAATCTTTCTAGTTCGAATATGAAACCTGTAGACTACCTCTGTTTACAAAAGAGAAAGATATATAACTTATCAAATTGACTTGTTTCTCCTTGACCAATCCGAGCAAGTGAGCAGCATGGTTAGATTTTCTTCAGCTTAATTTGTGCACCATGCTGTGGGTGGAGAGTTATCACAGTGAATGGTGCGTGGATGTACGATGGTGAAAGCTCAAAGGAGAACCGCTGAAGGATTGTACAGATAGCCATCTTGGCTTCCAATAGTGCAAAGTTCTGGCCGATGCAGATTCGGGGACCCCATCCAAATGGAAAGAAAGAGGTCTGATACTTCGTTGCGTTGGAGATGCCATCAGCAAACCTCCCTGGATTGAATTCACCTGCATCTTTTCCCCAAATATCGGGATCATGGTGAATAAATAAAATGGGCAACATAAGGGTCACTTCAGCGGGATATTTGATGCCGCCGAGCTCCATTTCCTTGTATGTTCGTCTGGTCAAGAACACCACTGGCGGATACAACCTAAGAACCTCGTACAGAATCATTGTTACCTGCAGTAACAAAACAGAGATCATGACTGTTGTTAATTAATCTGAAATTAAAACGCATTTGCTTCAAATAAATCCTTGCTTAATCTAACAATCAGAATCTTTTATTCACTTACATATATTGGCAATTCAACCCCCCCTCAATTTTATTACCGGTGATAACTGATAAAGCTTTAAAATAACATCATCTGAActgtatggaaaaaaaaacattctagaAGCATATGGAAAATACATGGCATAAGCTCCTGTTACTTTTGGTGACAAATAGTTAGCATTTCAACGCAATATTTTCAGATTTTATATAAGTAACTGATCAAAACAAATCCAGTACAAACTTAGTGTCTTAATTAATAGACTGCATTTTGCATATTTGGCAAAATAAGAGAACAGTGTTCATCTTATACTTACAATCTTCAGACGACTTAAGCTATCATAGTCTGGTGTGGTTCTTCCAAAGTGGTGTAGCACTTCTTCTCTTGCTCGCTCTTGCCACTCTGGGTGCATACTTAGCACAATTAATGTCCAAGTGAGCAATACTGATGTTGTCTCCATTCCTGCAAAATAAAATAGCTTGCATTCCTCAATAATTTCGTCCGTAGTCATTCCTAGTTCTGCTTTCCCATTTGACTCCCTCATATTTGACTCCACCAATAAGCCCAACAAGTCACCATTACTGGTTTCACCATTTTTAATAGCCCGCTCTCTCTTTCCAATTATTCCTCGTAGAAGTTTGCTGACCTCTCTTTCAATTTCTCTCAACCTTCTGTTGTTTTTAGTTGGTAAGAACCTGTAAAATTTTCAATCATGCAAGAGTAAATTCTCAATTGCTACTGTATAAATTTAGCTTAgtctaaaaaaatgtatacGTAGACTCTTCTTGCAATCATTCAAATTGCACTGATATGTATTATTAGTTCTACTTTCCGAAGTAGTACCGAAGTACTTAGAGGATGTACCATATTTTGGTATATTCCAAGTCATAATTGTCGTACCATTGATACATTTCTAAAAGGACTGTTAAAGAACTAATTcatcaaacaaaagaaatgaaaaacTGCATTTTGTTCTCATCAGTGTGTGTTTTCTATTATCTGAAAACTTGCATGTGCTCAGACTgcaaaattttcttctaaaccaAAGATCGAATATATCTTTTTGTCTGACTCTTGGCTCACATGTCAACTGGCAATGACTGCCATATTCTGAATGATTTTTCAGCATATTATTGTTTTCCCCTGTATCTAAAAACATGACTGAAGGTTATACTTTAATTTCACAATCCTCAGAGGAGCATTTTTGACAACGGTTTTCGGCAACTGTAATATATCACATAAGTACTAAATAAAGATATTATATTACTCATAGGATTGTTCGTAAGATATTTGATATGCATGTCCAAATGATTTCTTTTATAGTGTAAGAAGAAAGAACAAACCAATATCCTGGTATAAAAATTGTCCGAAAGGCTAGTATTATGCGTTCGGCTGACTCTGCTTGCAGCTGAAAaattctccttccttcctcatAGCTGCTACCGAATGCTGTCTTTGATATGACATCTCCTGTAAGATTTTGGAACTCAGGCCAAACATCTACCTCTGACATTCCTTCAATAGACATTGAATTCTCCCATCTTGTAACCATTTCCGTGCAGCAGTTAGAAAAAACTGGCAGCATCCGCTGTGAACGAGACAACATTGTTAGCCAACTTTGGTACATTACCCAATAAGAAATATGGAATGCTGCAATCCAAAAGTGATAAAATGAATTTCACCTTTATTTTCTCGTGGTGAAAGGCAGGATTCAGAATTCTCCGGTGCTTTGCCCATTTCTCGCCTTCATAGCTTACAACTCCGGAGGCTAGCAACTTTCCGAGACGGGTAGGCTTTGGTTTGCCATAGTGGCCAAACTTATTAGACATAACTTCCCTTATTGATTCAGGGTCTGAAATCATCACTCTTGGCGTTGGGCCAAACCAAGTGAATGATGGTTTCCCTGCAGTTAC
Proteins encoded in this window:
- the LOC127758060 gene encoding cytochrome P450 CYP72A616-like, with protein sequence MLMMLGAASQWILAAAAAAAVAALLWLAVSTLEWAWWTPRRLERALRAQGIRGNRYRLFTGDVPENVRLNREARKKPLPLGCHDIIPRVLPMFSKAVEEHGKPSFTWFGPTPRVMISDPESIREVMSNKFGHYGKPKPTRLGKLLASGVVSYEGEKWAKHRRILNPAFHHEKIKRMLPVFSNCCTEMVTRWENSMSIEGMSEVDVWPEFQNLTGDVISKTAFGSSYEEGRRIFQLQAESAERIILAFRTIFIPGYWFLPTKNNRRLREIEREVSKLLRGIIGKRERAIKNGETSNGDLLGLLVESNMRESNGKAELGMTTDEIIEECKLFYFAGMETTSVLLTWTLIVLSMHPEWQERAREEVLHHFGRTTPDYDSLSRLKIVTMILYEVLRLYPPVVFLTRRTYKEMELGGIKYPAEVTLMLPILFIHHDPDIWGKDAGEFNPGRFADGISNATKYQTSFFPFGWGPRICIGQNFALLEAKMAICTILQRFSFELSPSYIHAPFTVITLHPQHGAQIKLKKI